A single genomic interval of Zingiber officinale cultivar Zhangliang chromosome 4A, Zo_v1.1, whole genome shotgun sequence harbors:
- the LOC121969737 gene encoding uncharacterized protein At5g43822-like, with the protein METVMRKVQQKYKKLREEMGRWDELQSGLLSHFHSASSIIDRLRLLSDMNNYGALRGIPGIKEALLGKQMDTLQMVFCSMREKMEEFHAVVLSLEKIARDANQLVKGGSALTPQQMKLQIGLWPSLDYCLEGLRTIYEMHQSEYTLKLSLVTSLTLKSTSAEIAAMNQLLVDQPNIPKDQVQAIFDRIFAEEIC; encoded by the exons ATGGAGACGGTTATGAGGAAGGTTCAACAAAAGTACAAAAAATTGAGGGAGGAAATGGGGAGATGGGATGAGTTGCAGTCAGGGTTGCTTTCTCACTTCCACAGTGCATCATCTATCATTGACAGACTGCGG TTGCTTTCAGACATGAACAATTATGGTGCTCTGAGGGGCATTCCAGGCATTAAAGAAGCACTTTTGGGGAAGCAGATGGACACACTGCAAATGGTATTTTGTTCGATGAGAGAGAAGAT GGAAGAATTTCATGCAGTTGTCTTGTCTCTTGAGAAAATTGCACGAGATGCAAACCAGTTGGTGAAAGGAGGTTCGGCACTAACTCCTCAGCAAATGAAGCTTCAAATTGGATTGTGGCCAAGTCTTGATTATTGCTTGGAAGGGCTTAGGACAATTTATGAGATGCATCAATCTGA ATATACTCTTAAATTATCACTTGTGACCTCCTTGACTTTAAAGTCCAC TTCTGCTGAGATTGCTGCAATGAACCAGCTCTTGGTAGATCAACCCAACATCCCAAAAGACCAAG TGCAAGCAATATTTGACAGGATATTTGCGGAGGAGATCTGCTGA